From the genome of Papaver somniferum cultivar HN1 chromosome 2, ASM357369v1, whole genome shotgun sequence, one region includes:
- the LOC113351733 gene encoding uncharacterized protein LOC113351733 codes for MIKDLWLVANLAITTDLWRLRNKVYFEDVVVHWLGFKGRVYQLIRDNSIRMKGHMNNTMEDLRILNYFKVKHRSCKVSSPIEVWWCPPNQDEIMICCDGASLGNPGPVGAGVTFRDANAAVLGVLCVGLGLQTNFYTEVCAVIYGAMLARRWNFRSICVQSDSMGCIQAFQNEGLPWKLNQKWILARSFYSNIRYIHRYREVNFSTDASAKQACLLDEDIFEFYEGRPISMLSVEWPGEVYFRFK; via the coding sequence ATGATTAAGGATCTGTGGCTGGTTGCTAATCTTGCAATCACTACGGATTTATGGAGGCTGCGCAACAAAGTTTattttgaagatgttgttgtaCATTGGCTAGGTTTTAAAGGTAGAGTTTATcagttaattcgtgataactcaattagGATGAAGGGCCATATGAATAATACAATGGAGGATTTACGCATCTTGAATTATTTCAAAGTGAAGCATAGATCGTGCAAAGTTTCTTCTCCAATTGAGGTATGGTGGTGTCCTCCTAAccaagatgaaatcatgatttgcTGTGATGGTGCGTCCCTTGGAAATCCAGGCCCGGTTGGTGCTGGCGTTACTTTTCGTGATGCAAACGCAGCTGTTTTGGGTGTCCTCTGCGTTGGCCTGGGATTGCAGACAAACTTTTATACGGAAGTGTGCGCAGTTATATATGGTGCTATGTTGGCAAGAAGGTGGAATTTTAGGAGTATCTGCGTACAATCTGATTCGATGGGTTGCATTCAAGCTTTCCAAAATGAGGGTTTACCTTGGAAATTAAATCAGAAGTGGATATTGGCGAGGAGTTTTTACTCCAATATTCGCTACATTCATAGATATAGGGAAGTTAATTTTTCTACAGATGCTTCGGCTAAGCAAGCATGTTTACTAGATGAGGacatttttgagttttatgaggggCGGCCAATATCTATGCTTTCTGTAGAATGGCCGGGTGAGGTTTATTTCCGTTTTAAATAG
- the LOC113351732 gene encoding uncharacterized protein LOC113351732: protein MRRSQNTISELRISSNSTLVLQDEIKDFIVNHYKNKFNGGEAVIDPNLFEFDHERISVPESSFMDVVPTLDESKRAVFDLGADSAPGPVGFSDILSRNLSKLLANRSMHNMVSKKGVAPTHLLFADDILVFCRGNLHSLQNLKTMLSVYEKASGQCINYAKSKFYYDGGTYSRSIAIANYLGMERALFPDKYLGIQLKPGIVRHIHVRKVVEKIMDKLAGWKGKLLSFQARLVERAIRNFLWSGDAEKRKFFTVLYANPCCSRPEGGLGLRRLVDINKAMLMKLWISIRDSDKTWARFLRAKYFKLNGVLIDYKLGSTVFPGIRWVYDFVQQHTRTIIGDGANTSLLFDNWLGDFSIAKRLGITSKGPNDFKAKVSDIIFDGAWAIPQSTRDLMVRLNIDVGNLPIIAGGDDYKIWDLDSKWVFSVKSAKAAIRENA from the exons atgagAAGAAGTCAAAATACAATATCTGAACTTCGGATTTCATCTAACTCTACTTTGGTTTTGCAGGATGAAATTAAAGATTTCATTGTCAATCACTATAAGAATAAGTTTAATGGTGGAGAGGCTGTCATTGATCCAAATTTGTTTGAGTTTGATCATGAAAGAATCTCAGTCCCTGAGAGTTCTTTTATGGATGTTGTGCCAACTCTAGACGAGAGTAAGAGAGCTGTTTTTGACTTGGGAGCGGATTCGGCGCCTGGCCCAGTTGGTTTCTCAG atattTTGAGTCGTAATCTCTCTAAATTATTGGCTAATAGAAGTATGCACAACATGGTTAGTAAGAAAGGTGTGGCTCCAACACACCttctctttgcggatgatattcttgTTTTCTGTAGAGGTAATCTTCATAGCTTGCAAAATTTGAAGACTATGCTTAGTGTCTATGAGAAGGCTTCAGGCCAGTGCATAAATTATGCGAAGAGCAAATTTTATTACGACGGTGGCACTTATTCTCGGAGTATTGCTATTGCTAATTATTTGGGCATGGAAAGAGCCTTATTTCCAGATAAATATCTGGGAATTCAATTGAAGCCTGGCATTGTGCGACACATTCATGTCAGGAAGGTAGTTGAAAAGATTATGGACAAGTTGGCTGGTTGGAAGGGTAAACTTTTATCTTTTCAAGCTAGACTG GTTGAGAGGGCTATTAGGAATTTTCTTTGGTCGGGTGATGCGGAAAAACGGAAGTTCTTTACGGTGTTGTATGCCAACCCGTGCTGTTCAAGACCTGAAGGTGGTCTAGGCCTCAGAAGATTGGTTGATATTAACAAGGCTATGCTTATGAAGTTATGGATTTCAATTCGTGACTCGGACAAGACTTGGGCCAGATTTTTGAGGGCGAAGTACTTCAAATTGAATGGAGTTTTGATTGATTACAAACTGGGTTCTACGGTTTTTCCTGGAATCCGGTGGGTTTATGATTTTGTGCAGCAACACACTAGGACAATTATAGGTGATGgcgctaatacttccttattatTTGATAATTGGCTTGGTGATTTTTCGATTGCGAAGAGATTAGGTATTACTTCCAAAGGCCCTAATGACTTTAAggctaaggttagtgatattattttTGATGGTGCTTGGGCTATTCCTCAAAGCACTAGGGATTTGATGGTTCGACTCAATATTGATGTTGGAAACTTGCCTATTATTGCTGGGGGCGATGATTATAAGATTTGGGATTTAGATAGCAAATGGGTCTTCTCAGTTAAATCTGCAAAGGCTGCCATTAGAGAGAATGCGTAA